From a single Lactococcus carnosus genomic region:
- a CDS encoding ABC transporter substrate-binding protein — protein MNKRTKWAMTVVSLASVALLASCGSTSSKKTEIEFFTQKKETLGITKEIAKDFEKENKDIKVKVVSVPDPSNVLKTRISSKDTPDVVNIYPQNSDFKEWAANHVFEDLTGKSFMNNIKEGVAAQYKINDKLYSAPLDSNAWGFFYNVDAFKKLGIEAPKTWDEFEAVVKDIKEKGKDQSPFALSLAQGDAWSLNGFGQLAWAQADGGFDGAQNALRFSPKGAIKTANPNFQSVIKQLDILKGNGQKGAEGATYNDAIAAFVSGKSLILPQGIWALAAVQQQKPSFEIRSFAYPGKTAEDAMSVGAADMALSISSTSKHKAAAEKFVNYFSTAKVFQKYFDVNGEPTSVKGVKTKGKMPELEGITRLTFTDKQFVWLQSKWTSEIDFHTLTANYARSGNADNFAKELNVFFDSMK, from the coding sequence ATGAATAAAAGAACAAAATGGGCAATGACAGTTGTCAGTTTAGCGTCAGTTGCTTTACTAGCGTCTTGTGGCAGTACAAGTAGCAAAAAAACTGAAATTGAATTTTTCACTCAAAAAAAAGAGACACTAGGAATTACAAAAGAAATTGCTAAAGATTTTGAGAAGGAGAATAAAGACATAAAAGTAAAAGTTGTATCTGTACCAGATCCGAGTAATGTTTTGAAAACACGTATTTCTTCAAAAGATACACCTGATGTTGTTAATATCTACCCACAAAATTCAGATTTTAAAGAATGGGCAGCGAATCATGTATTTGAAGACTTAACTGGTAAGTCGTTCATGAACAATATCAAAGAAGGCGTTGCTGCACAATATAAAATAAATGATAAGCTTTATAGTGCCCCACTAGATTCAAATGCATGGGGATTCTTCTACAATGTAGATGCCTTTAAAAAACTTGGGATTGAAGCGCCTAAAACCTGGGATGAATTTGAAGCAGTAGTTAAGGATATAAAAGAAAAAGGGAAGGATCAGTCACCTTTCGCACTATCTCTAGCACAAGGTGATGCTTGGTCACTAAATGGATTTGGTCAGTTGGCATGGGCACAAGCTGATGGCGGTTTTGATGGGGCACAAAATGCACTTCGTTTTTCTCCAAAAGGGGCTATTAAAACGGCTAATCCTAATTTTCAATCTGTTATCAAGCAACTAGATATTCTAAAAGGCAATGGACAAAAAGGTGCAGAAGGTGCAACCTATAATGATGCAATAGCAGCATTTGTAAGTGGAAAATCGCTTATTTTACCTCAAGGTATTTGGGCACTTGCTGCTGTTCAACAGCAAAAACCAAGTTTTGAAATTCGATCTTTTGCTTATCCAGGTAAAACAGCTGAAGACGCAATGAGTGTTGGTGCAGCAGATATGGCACTTTCTATTTCTAGTACATCTAAACATAAAGCAGCAGCTGAAAAATTTGTTAACTACTTTAGTACAGCTAAAGTTTTCCAAAAATATTTTGATGTAAATGGAGAGCCAACATCAGTCAAAGGTGTTAAGACAAAGGGTAAAATGCCAGAACTCGAGGGCATAACACGACTTACATTTACTGATAAACAGTTTGTCTGGTTACAATCTAAATGGACTAGTGAAATTGATTTCCATACACTGACAGCAAATTACGCACGCTCAGGAAACGCAGATAATTTTGCAAAAGAACTAAATGTTTTCTTCGATTCAATGAAATAG
- a CDS encoding carbohydrate ABC transporter permease, whose translation MKDKFISKYWGYLFLLVPIILQFIFFYLPTIRGVMFSFTNWTGLTDNYDYIGFKNYTAIFSDPKFIKTIRFTIIFTIGMIVGQVSIGILVARALNAKLRTSNFFRGIFFFPAVIATVTIGMIFKQIFAYGIPLIGETFHIAFLKENLLSNPKTVIYAVLFVALWQGIATPTIIFLAGLQSIPHEILEAAAIDGANRKQIFKSIEIPFLIPSISMVFILALKGGLTAFDNIFVLTGGGPNDMTATLGMLVYNTAFKNNSFGYANALAVVLFIIIVVISLIQQAVSKRFEV comes from the coding sequence ATGAAAGATAAATTTATCAGTAAGTACTGGGGATACCTCTTCCTACTAGTACCAATCATCTTGCAATTTATATTCTTTTACTTACCCACTATCCGAGGTGTCATGTTCTCGTTCACCAATTGGACGGGATTGACAGATAACTATGACTATATCGGTTTTAAGAATTATACAGCCATTTTTAGTGATCCAAAATTTATTAAAACGATCAGATTTACGATTATTTTTACCATTGGGATGATTGTGGGTCAAGTAAGTATTGGAATTCTTGTTGCTCGTGCTTTGAATGCTAAACTTAGAACGTCTAATTTCTTTCGTGGCATTTTCTTCTTTCCTGCCGTGATTGCAACGGTAACAATCGGTATGATCTTTAAGCAAATTTTTGCTTATGGTATCCCCTTAATTGGGGAAACATTCCATATTGCTTTTTTGAAAGAAAATCTACTTTCAAATCCTAAAACAGTTATCTATGCGGTGCTATTTGTTGCTTTGTGGCAAGGGATTGCGACACCAACGATTATTTTTCTAGCAGGGTTACAAAGTATACCCCATGAAATTCTGGAAGCCGCAGCGATTGACGGTGCAAATAGAAAGCAAATTTTTAAAAGCATTGAAATCCCCTTTTTAATCCCATCAATTTCTATGGTATTTATCCTTGCTTTAAAAGGTGGCTTGACTGCCTTTGATAATATATTCGTGCTGACAGGTGGTGGACCAAATGATATGACAGCAACATTAGGCATGCTAGTCTACAATACCGCCTTTAAGAATAATAGTTTTGGTTATGCTAATGCGCTTGCTGTCGTCTTATTCATTATAATCGTCGTCATTTCTCTGATTCAACAAGCTGTTTCTAAGCGATTTGAAGTGTAG
- a CDS encoding carbohydrate ABC transporter permease, translating to MKNKENKLPHLLLLIIGAILILIPIYLTLVSSFKDTPQIMQHFFSLPKHFTMDNYTRLIEDGIGKYFFNSIIISVVSIVLIILIVPMAAFSIARNISRKTAFTIMYSLLILGIFVPFQVIMLPITNQMTAMGLMNLPGLILLYLTYAIPQTLFLYVGYIKLSIPESLDEAAEIDGASKLTMFVKIAFPLMKPMHATTLILNALWIWNDFLLPLLILNRDDSFWTLPLFQYNYQGQYMSDFGPSFASYVIGIITITIVYLFFQRSIISGMSNGAVK from the coding sequence ATGAAAAATAAAGAAAATAAGTTACCACATTTACTATTACTAATAATCGGGGCCATACTTATCTTAATCCCCATCTATTTGACATTAGTCAGTTCTTTTAAAGACACGCCTCAAATCATGCAACATTTCTTTAGTTTACCAAAACACTTTACGATGGATAATTACACCCGCTTAATTGAGGATGGTATTGGGAAGTACTTCTTTAATTCAATCATCATTTCTGTTGTTTCAATTGTATTGATCATTTTGATTGTGCCGATGGCAGCATTCTCTATTGCTAGAAATATCAGTCGTAAAACAGCATTTACAATCATGTATTCCTTATTGATTCTTGGTATTTTTGTCCCTTTTCAGGTGATTATGTTACCAATTACAAATCAAATGACAGCGATGGGACTGATGAATTTACCAGGTTTGATTCTCCTATACTTGACATATGCCATTCCACAAACGCTATTTTTATACGTCGGTTATATCAAGTTATCAATTCCTGAAAGTTTGGATGAGGCAGCAGAGATTGATGGAGCAAGTAAACTAACCATGTTTGTTAAAATAGCCTTTCCATTGATGAAACCGATGCATGCAACAACATTGATTCTAAATGCCTTATGGATTTGGAATGATTTCCTCTTGCCACTGTTGATACTTAACCGGGATGATTCTTTTTGGACCTTACCCTTGTTCCAATACAATTATCAAGGACAATATATGAGTGACTTTGGTCCAAGTTTTGCTTCATACGTCATTGGTATTATTACAATTACGATTGTTTATCTCTTTTTCCAAAGAAGTATTATTTCAGGCATGAGTAATGGTGCAGTCAAATAG
- the gtfA gene encoding sucrose phosphorylase — protein MPIQNKVMLITYADSLGKNLKELQTVLADDLKGAIGGVHLLPFFPSTGDRGFAPQDYRHVDSAFGDWEDIEAIGENYYLMFDFMINHLSRQSPEFIDFKEKKDASEFADLFLRNKNFWPENRPTQADIDLIYKRKDKAPFQEVTFADGTHELVWNTFGEEQIDLDVTQAVTRQFIKATLTQLIDHGCDIVRLDAFAYAIKKLDTNDFFVEPEIWELLNDIRDITMAKGCEILPEIHEHYSIQHKIASHDFYIYDFTLPMVGLYTLYSGKTNQLAKWLKMSPMKQFTTLDTHDGIGVVDAADILTQAETDYTSEELYKVGANVKKIFSSEAYNNLDIYQINSTYYSGLGDNDAAYLLARAIQVFAPGIPQVYYVGLLAGKNDLELLEASKEGRNINRHYYDLPEIKTELQRPVVQKLLALLTFRNTAAAFDLEGSIEVETPSEHEIIIRRFDAQKETCAVLAANAKTYAFEIKLNGEKISGL, from the coding sequence ATGCCAATTCAAAATAAGGTGATGCTAATTACATATGCGGACAGTTTAGGTAAAAATTTGAAAGAGCTACAAACTGTACTTGCTGATGATTTAAAAGGGGCGATTGGTGGTGTGCATTTGTTACCCTTCTTTCCATCGACAGGAGACCGAGGGTTTGCACCGCAAGATTATCGTCATGTTGACAGTGCATTTGGTGATTGGGAGGATATCGAGGCAATCGGTGAAAATTACTATCTGATGTTTGACTTCATGATTAACCATCTATCTCGTCAAAGTCCTGAGTTTATTGATTTCAAAGAGAAGAAAGATGCATCAGAATTTGCAGATTTATTTCTTCGAAATAAAAACTTCTGGCCAGAGAATCGGCCGACTCAGGCAGATATAGATCTGATCTATAAACGCAAGGACAAGGCACCATTTCAAGAAGTAACTTTTGCTGATGGGACACATGAGCTTGTTTGGAATACCTTTGGTGAAGAACAGATAGATCTTGATGTGACTCAAGCCGTTACAAGGCAATTTATCAAAGCAACTTTGACACAATTGATTGATCATGGTTGTGATATCGTGCGTCTGGATGCCTTTGCTTATGCCATTAAAAAGTTAGATACAAATGACTTTTTCGTTGAACCTGAGATTTGGGAGTTACTAAACGACATCAGAGACATCACGATGGCAAAAGGGTGTGAGATTTTACCAGAGATTCATGAACACTACAGTATTCAACATAAAATCGCGTCACATGATTTCTATATCTATGATTTTACTTTACCGATGGTCGGTCTTTATACACTCTACTCAGGAAAAACAAATCAATTAGCTAAATGGCTAAAGATGTCACCTATGAAGCAATTTACAACATTAGATACACATGATGGCATTGGTGTTGTTGATGCTGCTGATATTTTAACGCAAGCAGAAACAGATTATACATCTGAAGAACTCTATAAAGTTGGCGCTAATGTCAAGAAAATTTTTTCATCTGAAGCCTATAATAATCTAGATATTTATCAAATTAATTCAACCTATTATTCCGGTTTGGGAGATAACGATGCTGCTTACTTACTGGCACGTGCCATTCAAGTTTTTGCACCGGGTATCCCGCAAGTCTACTATGTCGGCTTGTTAGCAGGAAAAAATGATCTTGAGCTATTAGAAGCATCAAAAGAAGGCCGTAATATCAATCGACATTATTATGATCTGCCAGAAATTAAGACAGAATTACAACGGCCAGTCGTCCAAAAATTGTTGGCACTCTTAACCTTCAGAAATACGGCTGCAGCCTTTGATCTTGAGGGGAGTATTGAAGTTGAGACACCAAGTGAGCATGAGATTATCATTAGACGATTTGATGCGCAAAAAGAAACTTGTGCGGTACTGGCGGCGAATGCCAAAACATATGCGTTTGAGATTAAGCTTAACGGAGAAAAAATATCAGGGTTATGA
- the galE gene encoding UDP-glucose 4-epimerase GalE: protein MTVLILGGAGYVGSHATDEFLARGYDVAVVDNLSTGHRAAVADKARFYEGDIRDKDFLADVFTKESDIEGVMHFCAYSLVGESMEKPLMYFENNVGGAMTLLDVMHQFDVKHIVFSSTAATFGIPEVSPITETTPQNPINPYGESKLIMEKMMAWQASATDMTYVALRYFNVAGAKHDGSIGEAHKNETHLIPIILQVALGQRDKIMIYGDDYHTEDGTCVRDYIGMTDLIDAHIKALAYLKAGGKSDAFNLGTKTGYSNLQVLETARQVTGHAIPSEIGPRRAGDPDALVADSSKAQETLGWKPTESLTDIIGNAWQWHQKHPHGYTD from the coding sequence ATGACAGTTTTAATTTTAGGCGGAGCGGGTTATGTTGGTAGTCATGCGACAGATGAATTTTTAGCGCGTGGCTATGATGTGGCTGTCGTTGATAACTTATCGACCGGCCATCGTGCCGCAGTCGCTGATAAAGCCCGTTTTTATGAGGGGGATATCCGTGACAAGGATTTCTTAGCTGATGTCTTTACTAAGGAGTCGGATATCGAGGGTGTTATGCATTTCTGCGCCTATTCCTTGGTTGGTGAATCGATGGAAAAACCACTCATGTATTTTGAGAATAATGTGGGTGGTGCGATGACCCTACTTGATGTGATGCATCAGTTTGATGTCAAACATATCGTCTTTTCATCAACAGCAGCTACCTTTGGTATCCCAGAGGTATCACCGATTACTGAGACAACACCACAAAACCCGATCAATCCTTACGGCGAAAGTAAACTGATCATGGAAAAAATGATGGCGTGGCAAGCCTCAGCGACTGATATGACCTATGTTGCCTTACGCTATTTTAATGTAGCAGGTGCCAAACATGATGGGTCAATTGGCGAAGCACATAAAAATGAAACACACTTGATACCCATCATCTTGCAAGTTGCACTTGGTCAACGAGATAAAATCATGATCTATGGCGATGACTACCACACAGAAGATGGCACTTGTGTTAGAGACTATATCGGTATGACAGACTTGATCGATGCGCATATCAAAGCATTGGCCTATCTAAAAGCTGGTGGCAAGTCAGATGCCTTTAACTTAGGGACTAAAACAGGCTACTCAAACTTGCAAGTACTCGAAACTGCAAGACAAGTAACTGGTCATGCGATTCCATCTGAGATTGGTCCTCGCCGAGCTGGAGATCCTGATGCCTTGGTTGCGGATAGCAGCAAGGCCCAGGAAACGCTTGGCTGGAAACCAACTGAAAGCTTGACTGATATTATCGGTAACGCTTGGCAGTGGCATCAGAAGCATCCTCATGGCTATACTGATTAA
- a CDS encoding helix-turn-helix domain-containing protein: MIRQEISLTECDRQALAILMISVELEDVSVYHLQDALLVSRGTVLTDIKKIQSHAIAYGVLLKYTRKNGYRFYGNETAIRLMIHHSLLHSLDNVIARERVEHLLNQSETHYYKEVEFEIHQFLQKID; encoded by the coding sequence ATGATTAGACAAGAAATCAGCTTAACTGAATGTGACAGACAAGCTTTAGCCATCTTAATGATTTCAGTTGAACTTGAAGATGTTTCTGTTTATCATTTACAAGATGCTTTACTGGTTTCACGAGGAACTGTTTTAACTGATATAAAAAAAATACAAAGTCATGCGATAGCATATGGCGTATTGTTAAAATATACCAGAAAAAATGGCTACCGATTCTATGGCAATGAAACAGCAATACGGCTAATGATCCATCATAGCTTGCTGCATTCACTTGATAACGTCATAGCGAGAGAGAGAGTTGAACATCTACTAAATCAATCTGAAACTCATTATTATAAAGAAGTCGAGTTTGAGATACATCAATTTTTACAAAAAATAGATTAA
- a CDS encoding BglG family transcription antiterminator, producing the protein MSHFSSILDKDAETDYFTMVLMGMIQSKVREFGTEFLYDCSYLICQKFEHAVGVVFDKFDEVVAHIYAHLVPAYFRMLGQFRIENVIIEQIRRQYEHLFQLTQYSLSPLAALSGEKLADSEIGYFTILFGGEIANLTERIGEKRYQAIIVCPSGISSSLIMMSELATLFPMIDFIEAASLQELSKLPITDYDLIFSTVEIETKKLLYVIKPILTTVEKGELLRLVQEDLLIPTVVVPSVTEMLEAILPYVTLKDGITKDRIKKIATQKLIKQLKKKEGELPMLSDLLTVDKIQFNDQDPTPDWQSAIRLASEPLLDHQDISMQYVDAMIQKVKDYGPFIHLGFGIALPHARPEDGVHRLGMSLLKFENPVYLLEDKKHPIYVFICLAAVDNASHLRALSSLTKILTDKLSVQRLLSAKTTEEVVQLIQEKEE; encoded by the coding sequence GTGAGTCATTTTTCAAGTATATTAGATAAAGATGCTGAGACTGATTACTTTACGATGGTGTTGATGGGCATGATTCAATCAAAGGTACGTGAATTTGGAACTGAATTTCTGTATGACTGTTCGTATCTAATTTGCCAAAAATTTGAACATGCGGTAGGTGTTGTATTTGACAAATTTGATGAGGTTGTCGCGCATATTTATGCGCATCTCGTACCCGCATACTTCAGAATGCTCGGTCAATTTAGGATTGAAAATGTCATTATTGAGCAAATACGAAGGCAATATGAGCACCTGTTTCAGTTGACGCAATATAGCCTTAGCCCATTAGCAGCACTAAGTGGAGAAAAACTAGCAGATAGTGAAATTGGCTACTTTACGATTTTATTTGGAGGTGAAATCGCTAATTTAACAGAAAGAATAGGTGAAAAGAGATATCAAGCAATTATTGTTTGTCCAAGTGGTATTAGTAGTTCTTTAATCATGATGTCAGAATTAGCAACACTTTTCCCGATGATTGATTTTATAGAAGCTGCATCTTTACAAGAGTTATCAAAGTTACCAATAACCGATTATGACTTGATTTTCTCAACGGTTGAGATAGAAACAAAAAAACTGCTTTATGTCATAAAACCTATCTTAACTACCGTTGAAAAAGGAGAATTATTACGACTTGTACAAGAGGATTTATTGATTCCTACTGTAGTTGTACCATCAGTAACGGAGATGTTGGAAGCAATTCTACCCTATGTAACTTTAAAAGACGGGATTACAAAAGATAGAATTAAGAAAATAGCCACCCAAAAATTAATAAAACAACTAAAGAAAAAGGAAGGTGAGTTGCCAATGCTCTCAGATTTATTAACAGTAGATAAGATTCAATTTAATGATCAAGACCCCACACCAGACTGGCAATCAGCGATTAGACTAGCCAGTGAACCTTTACTGGATCATCAGGATATATCGATGCAATATGTAGATGCTATGATTCAAAAGGTCAAAGATTACGGACCATTTATTCATTTAGGATTTGGTATTGCGCTACCTCATGCTAGACCAGAAGATGGTGTTCATCGGTTGGGCATGTCACTATTAAAGTTTGAAAATCCAGTCTATTTATTGGAGGATAAAAAACATCCTATCTATGTTTTTATTTGCTTAGCAGCAGTTGATAATGCATCACATCTGCGTGCCTTGAGCAGTCTAACAAAAATATTGACAGACAAACTGTCAGTACAACGTCTTTTGTCGGCTAAGACGACAGAAGAAGTCGTGCAATTAATTCAAGAAAAAGAGGAGTAA
- a CDS encoding PTS sugar transporter subunit IIB, protein MRLAAVCGSGLGSSFMVEMNIQTILKELSISGVDVQHYDVGSASPDLADVFFVGGDLADSTMHLGRVVVLNSIIDMDELREKVTAVVKEAGLM, encoded by the coding sequence ATGAGATTAGCAGCAGTGTGTGGCTCTGGGTTAGGGTCAAGCTTTATGGTTGAAATGAACATTCAAACAATTTTAAAAGAATTGTCTATAAGTGGTGTAGATGTACAGCATTATGATGTTGGTAGTGCCTCACCAGACTTAGCAGATGTATTCTTTGTAGGAGGTGACTTAGCTGATAGTACGATGCATTTAGGACGTGTGGTCGTTTTGAATAGTATCATTGATATGGACGAGTTGAGAGAAAAAGTAACGGCAGTCGTTAAAGAGGCTGGATTGATGTAG
- a CDS encoding PTS ascorbate transporter subunit IIC, with protein MKSILNVLIDIASTPAILVALIAVIGLLLQKKGIADIIRGGIKTFVGFLVVTAGANFVVSSLEPFGVMFQKAFHVTGVVPNNEAIVAVALEKFGTYTALIMLAGMMFNILFARITRYKYIYLTGHATLYMACMIAVILSVTGLDGILLVLFGGISLGLANTIFPAILQPFTVQITKNDSVALAHTGNFGYALSAIIGKLFGNKENSTEDINFPKGLSFLRDSTVSITITMGVVYLIVAIFAGNGYVTKELSSGTNFIVYALKQAGSFAAGVFIILAGVRLILAEIVPAFKGISEKLVPNAKPALDCPIVFPYAPNAVLIGFFSSFLGGILSLVIMAVSGLPIIIPGVVPHFFCGATSGVYGNATGGVRGAVLGSFIQGILISFMPIFLMPVMGDLGFAGSTFSDTDYGVVGLFLGNLANGGGKLFVMVGILVILGIVLATSKITSLRLNKEMTK; from the coding sequence ATGAAGAGTATATTAAATGTATTAATTGATATTGCGAGTACACCAGCAATTTTGGTAGCACTAATTGCAGTTATCGGCTTGCTACTTCAAAAAAAAGGAATTGCAGATATTATAAGAGGTGGCATTAAAACTTTTGTTGGTTTTTTAGTTGTAACAGCGGGCGCAAATTTTGTTGTTTCATCATTGGAACCGTTTGGTGTGATGTTTCAAAAAGCTTTCCATGTGACTGGTGTCGTACCAAATAATGAAGCGATTGTCGCAGTAGCGTTAGAAAAGTTTGGTACATATACTGCCTTGATCATGCTAGCAGGGATGATGTTTAATATCTTGTTTGCACGCATCACACGTTATAAATATATTTACCTGACAGGACATGCGACACTCTATATGGCTTGTATGATTGCTGTTATATTGAGTGTTACTGGTCTAGATGGTATACTACTCGTCTTATTTGGTGGGATATCTTTAGGGCTAGCAAATACAATCTTCCCAGCTATCTTACAACCCTTTACGGTTCAAATTACTAAAAACGATTCGGTTGCCTTAGCTCATACAGGTAATTTTGGCTATGCCTTATCGGCAATCATTGGTAAATTATTTGGCAATAAAGAAAACTCTACAGAAGATATTAATTTCCCGAAAGGACTCTCATTTCTTCGTGACTCAACAGTATCAATTACCATAACGATGGGTGTCGTTTACCTGATTGTAGCAATATTTGCTGGTAATGGTTATGTGACAAAAGAGCTGTCTTCTGGCACTAACTTTATCGTATATGCTTTAAAACAAGCAGGCAGTTTTGCGGCGGGGGTTTTCATTATTTTAGCTGGTGTGCGCCTCATATTGGCAGAAATCGTACCCGCATTTAAAGGGATCTCTGAGAAATTAGTGCCAAATGCTAAACCAGCCTTAGACTGTCCGATTGTCTTTCCATATGCACCTAATGCAGTATTAATTGGTTTCTTCTCTTCTTTTCTAGGTGGTATTTTATCACTCGTGATCATGGCTGTTAGTGGCTTACCAATTATTATTCCAGGTGTAGTGCCTCATTTCTTCTGTGGTGCTACATCAGGTGTCTACGGCAATGCAACTGGTGGTGTGAGAGGTGCAGTTCTGGGGTCATTTATACAAGGCATTCTGATCAGCTTCATGCCAATTTTTCTGATGCCAGTAATGGGAGATTTAGGATTTGCAGGATCAACTTTCTCTGATACTGACTATGGCGTTGTTGGGTTATTTTTAGGTAACTTAGCAAACGGTGGCGGTAAACTGTTTGTCATGGTCGGTATTCTAGTCATCTTGGGGATTGTCTTGGCTACTAGCAAAATAACAAGCCTTCGTTTAAATAAAGAGATGACTAAATAG
- a CDS encoding transketolase yields MIMKESKAVASYETVLKLRDAIRLDTLKMLQHMGYGHIGGSMSIVELLAVLYGKQMRIDSQVPDWAERDRLVLSKGHAGPALYATLANKGFFPHDWLFTLNEGGTNLPSHPDRLKIPGVDATTGSLGQGTSIAAGIATGLRLSGSDAYTYLIVGDGELNEGQCWEAFQFIAHQKLTHCIVFIDDNKKQLDGYTADIINQFDIQKKLESFGFMTLKVKGNDLKAIDDATNFLKDQEDTAVAIVLDTVKSQGVPFFENLHDNHSVKFNTERYQLELQKAIDELAARVTIGGENHDL; encoded by the coding sequence ATGATAATGAAGGAAAGTAAGGCAGTCGCTTCGTATGAAACAGTATTAAAATTGAGGGATGCTATCCGACTGGATACATTAAAAATGTTGCAACACATGGGCTATGGTCATATTGGTGGGTCAATGTCAATTGTTGAACTATTGGCGGTATTATATGGCAAACAGATGAGAATTGATAGTCAAGTACCAGACTGGGCTGAGCGAGATAGGCTTGTTTTATCTAAAGGTCATGCAGGCCCGGCCTTATATGCTACCTTAGCTAATAAAGGCTTTTTCCCACATGATTGGCTATTCACCTTAAATGAAGGCGGAACGAATCTACCGAGTCATCCAGATAGACTAAAAATACCAGGTGTTGATGCCACAACAGGATCTCTAGGGCAAGGGACATCGATTGCTGCAGGCATTGCGACTGGACTGAGGTTATCTGGTAGTGATGCTTATACCTATCTCATAGTTGGTGATGGGGAATTAAATGAAGGACAGTGTTGGGAAGCATTTCAATTCATTGCGCATCAGAAATTAACGCATTGTATCGTATTTATAGATGATAACAAAAAACAGTTGGATGGTTATACGGCTGATATTATTAACCAATTTGATATCCAGAAAAAATTGGAAAGCTTTGGTTTTATGACCTTGAAAGTTAAAGGAAATGATTTAAAGGCCATAGATGATGCGACTAATTTTCTAAAAGATCAAGAAGATACAGCAGTTGCTATTGTTTTAGATACTGTTAAATCACAAGGTGTGCCATTTTTTGAAAACCTACATGATAATCACTCTGTCAAGTTTAATACTGAGCGCTATCAACTCGAACTACAGAAAGCCATTGATGAGCTAGCAGCACGGGTAACGATTGGAGGAGAAAATCATGACTTATAA
- a CDS encoding transketolase family protein translates to MTYKLNPDRQTLGNELRSVFVDTLDELMSQNPKIIALEADLGSASGFSNLVKQHDKQLLNVGISEANMMGVASGLSLVGYQPFCHTFAPFATRRAFDQLFISGGYAQTTLNIFGSDPGFTVGPNGGTHTSWEDIALMRMIPNSIVCDPADGVQLAWLIKALAKEKGIHYIRANRKAVRQVYEVGATFEIGKGNILKQGHHVAIVAAGQLVSEALDTAEKLSDMGIDATVIDMFSIKPLDDSLITSLSKAHTHVVSIENHSVNNGLGSAIADVIAENGLNIKLLKIGVNERFGQVGSPDYLQNEFGLSANKILAKLLNFLA, encoded by the coding sequence ATGACTTATAAGTTAAATCCAGATAGGCAAACACTGGGTAACGAGTTACGCTCTGTTTTTGTCGACACACTAGATGAGTTGATGTCTCAAAATCCCAAAATAATTGCCTTAGAAGCAGACTTAGGTAGTGCAAGTGGCTTTTCAAACTTAGTTAAGCAGCATGATAAACAACTGCTTAACGTTGGAATTTCAGAGGCTAACATGATGGGTGTTGCAAGTGGTCTTAGTCTTGTTGGCTATCAACCATTTTGTCATACCTTTGCACCCTTTGCGACAAGGCGAGCATTTGATCAATTATTTATATCTGGCGGTTATGCACAAACAACACTTAATATATTTGGATCTGATCCTGGCTTTACTGTAGGGCCTAATGGCGGGACACATACTTCATGGGAAGATATTGCACTGATGAGGATGATTCCAAATAGTATCGTATGCGATCCAGCAGATGGCGTACAGCTTGCCTGGCTGATTAAAGCATTAGCAAAGGAAAAAGGCATTCATTATATTCGTGCTAATCGCAAAGCAGTTAGACAAGTCTATGAAGTAGGTGCTACATTTGAAATTGGAAAAGGCAACATACTTAAACAAGGTCATCATGTTGCTATAGTAGCAGCAGGACAATTAGTCAGTGAAGCACTAGATACTGCTGAAAAACTTAGTGACATGGGAATTGATGCGACAGTGATAGATATGTTTAGTATTAAGCCGTTGGACGATAGCTTAATTACTTCTCTTTCAAAAGCACATACACATGTAGTAAGTATAGAGAATCATTCAGTAAATAATGGCTTAGGCAGTGCGATAGCAGATGTGATTGCAGAGAATGGCCTCAACATCAAGTTATTAAAAATAGGTGTTAATGAGCGCTTTGGTCAAGTAGGTAGTCCGGATTATTTACAAAATGAATTTGGCTTGTCAGCAAATAAAATACTAGCAAAGCTTTTAAATTTCTTAGCATAA